A stretch of Fulvia fulva chromosome 4, complete sequence DNA encodes these proteins:
- a CDS encoding Oxidase FUB9, whose protein sequence is MAGLPVPIPADKAPKIMCISDLQEAASKKLPAELREFYNSGSTEQITIHENNTAYRKYRVRPRVLRDVAKADTSTTLWGRKVSFPLGVSPAGIQAGAHPDGELATARACATKGVNMGISSFANYPIKDIRRAGLDVGPIDHGIQLYTLQNRDLELSIIREAEAQGCKAIFLTADSPVLGVRYNEHRNDFHIPETLGCPIIGFTPASIKTQSHEAGFDSFNSADHSWAREIPWLRSVTKMEIWIKGVLTAEDTLMAVETGCDGIIVSNHGGRQLDGVPSTIDALPECVEAAAGRIRVHIDGGIRSGTDIFKALALGAEHCWVGRPALWGLAYDGQKGVELMLDTFRTEFKRCMQLTGCNSVKDITKACLGVVRSDGPLARL, encoded by the exons ATGGCAGGACTACCAGTACCTATACCGGCTGACAAGGCTCCGAAGATCATGTGCATTTCTGACCTGCAGGAAGCTGCGAGCAAGAAGCTACCTGCCGAACTACGAG AATTCTACAACTCTGGCTCAACGGAGCAGATAACGATCCACGAAAACAACACGGCTTATCGCAAATACCGGGTACGTCCACGAGTCTTGCGCGATGTGGCCAAAGCAGATACATCGACCACACTTTGGGGACGCAAAGTCTCCTTTCCTCTTGGTGTCTCTCCAGCAGGTATCCAAGCGGGCGCTCACCCAGATGGCGAGCTTGCAACAGCTCGAGCATGCGCCACCAAGGGTGTGAATATGGGGATCAGCAGCTTTGCAAACTATCCCATCAAAGACATCCGTCGAGCAGGTCTAGATGTTGGCCCGATCGACCACGGCATCCAACTCTATACACTACAGAACCGTGATCTGGAGTTGAGTATCATCCGTGAAGCAGAAGCACAAGGATGCAAGGCCATCTTTCTCACAGCTGATTCGCCAGTTCTCGGGGTACGCTACAATGAGCATCGCAATGACTTCCATATACCAGAGACCCTTGGCTGCCCAATCATTGGCTTCACGCCAGCGTCTATCAAGACGCAGTCGCACGAAGCTGGATTTGACAGCTTCAACTCGGCTGATCACTCTTGGGCCAGGGAAATCCCATGGCTAAGAAGTGTGACGAAGATGGAGATTTGGATCAAGGGAGTCTTGACTGCGGAGGATACGCTCATGGCTGTTGAGACTGGATGTGATGGGATCATTGTGTCGAATCATG GTGGCCGACAACTCGATGGCGTTCCATCAACCATCGATGCACTACCAGAATGTGTCGAAGCCGCAGCCGGACGTATTCGAGTCCACATCGACGGTGGTATTCGCAGCGGGACAGACATCTTCAAAGCCCTCGCCCTTGGCGCAGAGCACTGCTGGGTAGGCCGACCAGCTCTTTGGGGTCTGGCATATGATGGCCAGAAAGGAGTGGAGCTCATGTTGGATACTTTCCGTACAGAGTTCAAACGCTGTATGCAGCTGACGGGCTGCAATAGCGTCAAGGATATCACGAAGGCGTGTCTTGGTGTTGTGAGGAGCGATGGGCCTTTGGCGAGACTCTAA
- a CDS encoding Cobalt/magnesium transport protein CorA, whose translation MSRFRSLRHAVATYEAATGRSPSSISFGRTFTASFASGTVRSGSAFRSFETGSKWTSPASPALGHGTIRDTISRHIKATSLGITRPYHSTRHLRRHIPAIGAEPGIDDNYRAPESVGQATSDESIIRVIDYSDQHFQQHEVSSSSLNDFLNQNQRPEWAACRWIYINALSLDVVRRLGNSKGLHPLAVEDVMDPSTPTKVDWYDDHCFMELNMAKLVKLEARSKMFPRHNGPTTPATDRYGSQARPKWRTLLPGRFGMSIEQVSMFLTSDNTVITIFENSGDDILNPILARLKSTKTVIRSSNDPSMLVQAVIDAVVDTALPIGRAVGEAFDDLEYAVLTSPQMEQSKQLHTLRSGLTLLAEHTISLSGLIRSISDHRAVADLPKSTVEGTSKNAIPAQLSTSVQISPLTQVYLHDVQDHVTALSDSTRMSIRSAENLTALIFNTITASQNESVRKLTLVSSFFLPLTFLTGYMGMNFETMPVVNEHSDAYFWLIATPVMLTTLILLVPRGTWSEPFRRFRRWRTRRNSAG comes from the coding sequence ATGTCGCGCTTCCGCTCACTGAGACACGCCGTGGCAACTTACGAAGCGGCCACGGGCAGAAGCCCATCAAGCATTAGCTTTGGAAGAACTTTCACGGCGTCATTCGCATCAGGCACTGTCAGGAGTGGTTCAGCATTCAGATCCTTCGAGACTGGGTCAAAATGGACTTCTCCAGCCTCGCCTGCCCTCGGGCACGGAACGATTCGCGACACCATTTCCCGGCATATCAAGGCCACCTCCTTGGGTATCACAAGGCCGTACCACAGCACTCGCCATCTGCGGCGGCACATTCCTGCTATTGGTGCAGAGCCAGGCATCGATGACAATTACCGCGCACCAGAATCTGTGGGACAGGCTACGAGCGATGAGAGCATCATTCGAGTAATTGACTACTCAGATCAGCACTTTCAACAACACGAAGTGAGCTCTTCGTCACTCAACGACTTTCTCAATCAGAATCAGAGACCCGAGTGGGCTGCATGCCGGTGGATCTACATCAATGCACTCAGCCTCGATGTTGTACGCAGGCTAGGAAATAGCAAAGGTCTGCACCCACTCGCCGTTGAAGATGTCATGGACCCATCGACGCCCACCAAAGTCGACTGGTACGACGACCACTGTTTCATGGAACTCAATATGGCGAAGCTGGTGAAGCTCGAGGCTCGGTCCAAGATGTTTCCCAGGCATAACGGGCCAACTACGCCTGCCACCGATCGTTACGGCAGCCAGGCAAGGCCAAAGTGGCGCACTCTTCTGCCTGGAAGATTCGGAATGTCAATAGAGCAAGTCTCGATGTTCCTCACATCGGACAACACCGTCATCACTATCTTCGAAAACTCAGGAGATGATATCCTCAATCCCATCTTGGCACGCCTGAAATCGACCAAAACTGTCATTCGATCAAGCAACGACCCGTCAATGCTGGTTCAAGCAGTCATCGATGCAGTGGTTGACACTGCTCTTCCCATTGGCAGAGCTGTCGGAGAGGCTTTCGATGACCTGGAGTACGCAGTCCTGACTTCCCCACAGATGGAGCAGTCCAAACAGCTTCATACCTTGAGATCCGGTCTTACTCTACTCGCAGAGCACACCATATCTCTCAGCGGGCTCATTCGATCGATCAGTGATCACCGAGCCGTAGCCGATCTGCCCAAGTCGACAGTCGAAGGTACCAGCAAGAATGCCATCCCAGCGCAGCTCTCGACCAGTGTCCAGATCTCGCCATTGACTCAGGTCTACCTGCACGATGTGCAAGATCATGTCACTGCGCTGTCTGATTCGACAAGGATGTCCATACGCTCAGCTGAGAATCTCACCGCACTCATCTTCAACACGATCACTGCGAGTCAGAATGAAAGTGTCAGGAAGCTGACGCTTGTCTCCAGCTTCTTCCTCCCCCTTACATTCTTGACCGGGTACATGGGAATGAATTTCGAGACAATGCCTGTGGTCAACGAGCATAGCGATGCCTACTTCTGGCTTATCGCAACACCAGTCATGCTCACAACGTTGATCTTGTTGGTTCCTCGAGGTACCTGGTCGGAGCCATTCCGGCGGTTCAGAAGATGGAGAACTAGGAGGAATTCGGCTGGGTGA
- a CDS encoding Major facilitator superfamily multidrug transporter mfsB, which produces MATATSKHAGSSFAGSSLAGSSKRERKLPVQQLSILAICRFAEPLASTSLYPYLPEMVESFSIPQNEVGKYAGLCAAIFSLFQAFMGIPWGRFADTFGRKPAILLGLASTMITSLMWGFSKSLPMAVVARALAGMGNGNVGIIRTTVAEMVPFKELQPRAFSLMPLVWNVGSIFGPMIGGALANPFNVKPGERRENASLLEIFPYALPNIVSAAFFAVGITTGLLFLEETLEGKDPGTDYGLRVGRKITGLFKRHVLKLEEVLHLRAKQDKTQENGAPRETDPLLNGNGKATDEEQDDMPCETKPKLPRPGWREVLNRQAVVNLIVYILLAMHGMAFDQLVPVYMQHRPIGGEGSTPYSPPLKFAGGFGLNHWQIGLISTGYGILGMVVQFLLFPPLARKFGVLFWLKVVACSFPVVYFLTPFTALLPTTQSQVGCMFTIMSLKCLCGIFAFPCSTILLTNSATSLRTLGTLNGIATSVSAIGRAAGPALAGAIFSAGVKKGYVIAPWWFLSALSIVAAIPVFWLVEGEGFGGDDEVSDEETEDEVAEDHLRAVGLEGEAQNAGKAGPILPPGQHGEEEHEERTYGGLAPLSRTNTTASAALLSDHGDDAAGPASPSMSRRASGYKTGDDDDPTNKTLSRRSSKRVMRRMSIPIGMGQGISRKYSSNLGQSYGSAGVYQ; this is translated from the exons ATGGCTACTGCAACTTCGAAGCATGCTGGCTCGTCCTTCGCTGGCTCGTCTCTCGCTGGCTCGTCCAAGAGGGAACGGAAATTGCCTGTGCAGCAGTTGAGTATATTGG CAATATGCCGCTTCGCCGAACCCCTCGCCTCCACCTCCCTCTACCCCTACCTCCCCGAAATGGTCGAATCCTTCTCCATCCCACAGAACGAAGTCGGCAAATACGCCGGTCTCTGCGCCGCAATCTTCTCCCTCTTCCAAGCCTTCATGGGAATCCCCTGGGGCCGCTTCGCCGACACCTTCGGCCGCAAGCCGGCCATCTTGCTAGGGTTGGCGTCCACGATGATCACATCTTTGATGTGGGGATTCAGTAAGAGCTTGCCAATGGCGGTGGTCGCGAGAGCGCTGGCGGGGATGGGGAATGGGAATGTGGGGATTATAAGGACGACGGTGGCGGAGATGGTGCCGTTTAAGGAGTTGCAGCCTAGGGCGTTTAGCTTGATGCCGTTGGTGTGGAATGTTGGGAGTATTTTTGGGCCGATGATTGGAGGGGCGTTGGCGAATCCGTTTAATGTTAAGCCCGGGGAGAGGAGGGAGAATGCGAGCTTGTTGGAAATCTTTCCGTATGCGTTGCCAAATATTGTGAGTGCGGCGTTCTTTGCGGTGGGGATTACGACGGGGTTGTTGTTTCTTGAGGAGACGTTGGAGGGGAAGGATCCGGGGACGGATTATGGGTTGAGGGTGGGGAGGAAGATTACGGGGTTGTTTAAGAGGCATGTTTTGAAGTTGGAGGAGGTATTGCATTTGAGGGCGAAGCAGGATAAGACGCAGGAGAATGGTGCGCCCAGGGAGACGGATCCTCTGCTTAATGGTAATGGGAAGGCGACAGATGAGGAGCAAGACGATATGCCATGTGAAACGAAGCCGAAACTCCCTCGACCTGGCTGGAGGGAGGTTCTGAACCGACAAGCGGTGGTCAATTTGATTGTCTACATATTGCTTGCCATGCACGGAATGGCTTTCGATCAGCTTGTGCCAGTCTACATGCAGCATAGGCCGATCGGAGGAGAAGGCTCAACACCGTACAGCCCACCATTGAAGTTTGCAGGCGGGTTCGGCCTCAACCATTGGCAAATCGGTCTGATCAGCACTGGCTACGGCATCTTGGGGATGGTCGTTCAGTTCCTGCTCTTCCCACCGCTGGCAAGGAAATTCGGCGTCCTTTTCTGGCTCAAAGTAGTGGCGTGCTCCTTCCCAGTCGTCTACTTCCTCACACCATTCACGGCTCTGCTGCCAACCACACAGTCTCAGGTCGGATGCATGTTCACGATCATGAGCTTGAAATGCCTATGCGGTATCTTTGCATTTCCCTGCAGCACAATCCTACTCACGAACAGTGCTACCAGCTTGCGCACGCTGGGCACTCTGAACGGAATCGCAACTTCAGTATCGGCGATTGGTCGAGCTGCTGGTCCTGCGCTGGCTGGAGCTATCTTCTCGGCTGGAGTTAAGAAGGGGTATGTGATCGCTCCTTGGTGGTTTCTGTCAGCTTTGTCTATCGTGGCCGCAATACCTGTCTTCTGGCTTGTGGAAGGCGAGGGCTTTGGTGGGGACGATGAAGTCAGTGACGAGGAGACTGAAGATGAGGTAGCTGAAGACCATCTTCGAGCTGTTGGACTGGAAGGCGAAGCTCAGAATGCAGGTAAAGCTGGCCCGATCCTCCCACCCGGTCAACATGGCGAAGAGGAACACGAGGAACGTACTTATGGTGGGCTTGCACCTTTGAGCAGAACGAACACCACGGCTTCCGCGGCGCTTCTATCAGATCACGGCGATGACGCTGCTGGACCGGCTAGTCCCAGCATGAGTAGACGAGCCTCCGGGTATAAGACTGGAGACGACGATGATCCGACGAACAAGACTTTGAGCAGAAGAAGCTCAAAACGCGTGATGCGTAGGATGTCTATACCGATCGGTATGGGACAAGGCATCAGTCGAAAGTACAGCAGTAATCTGGGACAGAGTTACGGCAGCGCTGGTGTGTATCAATGA
- a CDS encoding Heterokaryon incompatibility protein S produces the protein MSGTTALRIPGLFLTCVRYFELIQVARNPDSEIASCDLQLRGTELRLRRWGRAAGITDSASPELMTALEGFQEDEIKFAHDALEQIEAQLENAQRRSKPLIEGGSSLSSTPTATEHINDAQHTQEDFNESELDRALNKLRAQYGKSLRFGEDSQKKTKWALHDSTMLKNLISTTSAHLADLEKLFTKDIDRLVSTEVAEMMNLPDQGLALYLKVMAAIDPPLQQASKPKLASSGRTYQDIDADGEANSHIGRRLKEASERDGQGDVFQRMKFGGKSKSHVGDSVGYDEK, from the coding sequence ATGAGCGGCACCACAGCTTTACGCATCCCTGGCCTCTTCCTGACATGTGTCAGATACTTCGAACTGATTCAAGTAGCACGGAACCCCGACAGCGAGATCGCTTCATGTGATCTACAGCTACGCGGCACAGAGCTGCGACTTCGACGTTGGGGTCGCGCAGCTGGCATCACTGACAGTGCATCGCCGGAACTCATGACTGCACTGGAGGGTTTTCAAGAGGATGAAATCAAGTTCGCTCATGATGCTCTGGAGCAGATCGAAGCGCAATTGGAGAACGCTCAACGCAGGTCGAAGCCTCTGATAGAAGGTGGATCAAGCCTGTCTTCTACCCCAACGGCCACCGAGCATATCAACGACGCCCAACATACCCAGGAAGACTTCAATGAATCCGAACTCGACAGAGCGCTTAACAAGCTTCGAGCTCAATACGGTAAATCCTTGCGATTCGGAGAAGACTCGCAGAAAAAGACCAAATGGGCCCTACACGACAGCACAATGCTCAAGAATCTGATCAGTACCACTTCAGCTCATTTGGCCGATCTCGAAAAGCTCTTCACCAAGGACATTGATCGCCTTGTCAGCACCGAGGTCGCCGAGATGATGAACTTGCCTGATCAAGGACTGGCTTTGTATCTGAAAGTCATGGCCGCGATTGACCCACCACTTCAGCAGGCGTCGAAACCAAAGCTGGCATCGTCAGGTCGAACGTATCAAGACATTGACGCCGATGGCGAGGCGAATTCGCACATTGGGCGCAGGCTCAAGGAGGCTTCTGAGCGTGATGGACAAGGTGACGTGTTCCAACGTATGAAGTTCGGTGGCAAGAGTAAATCTCATGTTGGGGACAGCGTCGGCTATGATGAGAAATGA
- a CDS encoding Lipase B, whose amino-acid sequence MLIGNMTMLKALLPLPLLTLATAHPHAALEQRDLVGNMVSHLGADGKNLAKVASALVEAIEATVPTATITSPAQASSVLSGIFATATNFLDTAPALIAAGFDPDDIQDIVEGYSPAQNSVNNTNPAPPKNIYPASPADAPYSLSESTLRSGIYIPPTFTYGKKPPVILFPGTGVAGGMTWAFTYGDQLAKEPNADPVWVNIPKFSLDDAQLTAEYAAYAMSYIGAITNRNTTIITFSQGSLNVQWALKYWPSTRSVITDFIALSPDYRGTVKAGLICPQSSPLGCTPSILQQKTMSKFVKTLLANGGGSAYVRTTNVRSATDQIVQPQAGPHPSGVLADARNVGVANYLVQDVCPASPAGTLVTHAGIIYNSLAFDLVLDVLNNGGPGQASRLNLPQTCSRVVAQGDSLNDLVAVESTFVVFLTNFAAYMPRTFVEPPIKAYAT is encoded by the coding sequence ATGCTCATCGGCAATATGACAATGCTCAAGGCTTTACTGCCGCTGCCACTTCTTACATTAGCTACAGCTCATCCTCATGCAGCATTGGAGCAACGAGACCTAGTCGGCAACATGGTATCACATCTAGGAGCAGATGGCAAGAATCTAGCAAAAGTGGCTTCCGCCCTGGTCGAAGCCATTGAGGCCACAGTCCCAACAGCAACAATCACATCGCCCGCTCAGGCAAGTTCAGTTCTATCTGGGATCTTCGCCACAGCTACGAACTTCCTGGATACTGCACCAGCTTTGATCGCAGCAGGCTTCGACCCAGATGACATTCAGGACATCGTAGAAGGCTACTCGCCAGCCCAGAACTCAGTCAACAATACCAATCCCGCACCGCCTAAGAACATCTATCCAGCTTCTCCCGCAGATGCACCGTACTCCCTATCTGAGTCAACTCTGCGATCCGGCATCTACATCCCACCTACCTTCACGTACGGCAAGAAGCCTCCAGTAATTCTCTTCCCCGGCACAGGTGTAGCAGGTGGTATGACCTGGGCTTTCACCTATGGAGATCAACTAGCCAAGGAACCAAATGCGGACCCTGTCTGGGTGAACATCCCCAAATTCAGCTTGGACGATGCTCAATTGACGGCGGAGTATGCTGCATACGCGATGAGCTACATCGGCGCCATCACGAATCGCAACACCACCATCATCACGTTTTCGCAAGGATCATTGAATGTGCAGTGGGCGTTGAAGTACTGGCCCTCGACTCGCAGCGTGATCACGGACTTCATCGCCCTCTCTCCAGACTATCGTGGCACGGTAAAAGCTGGCCTGATCTGTCCGCAATCTTCGCCACTGGGCTGCACGCCTTCGATCCTGCAGCAGAAAACGATGTCGAAATTTGTCAAGACACTGCTGGCGAACGGTGGCGGCTCGGCCTACGTTCGTACCACGAATGTGCGATCAGCGACCGATCAAATCGTGCAGCCTCAAGCTGGACCCCACCCTTCTGGTGTCTTGGCTGATGCACGGAACGTTGGCGTGGCAAACTATCTGGTGCAGGATGTTTGTCCTGCTTCGCCAGCTGGTACGCTTGTTACTCACGCGGGAATCATATACAACTCACTGGCGTTTGACTTGGTGCTGGATGTACTGAACAATGGAGGGCCCGGACAGGCGAGTAGGCTCAATCTGCCGCAGACGTGCAGTAGAGTAGTGGCACAGGGTGATAGCTTGAACGATCTCGTGGCAGTTGAATCGACGTTTGTGGTCTTCCTGACCAACTTTGCTGCGTATATGCCTCGGACTTTCGTAGAGCCGCCGATCAAAGCATATGCTACCTGA